Genomic DNA from Roseburia intestinalis L1-82:
TGCTGTCCAGCACCGATACCGATTGCCTGTCCGTCTTTGACATAACATACAGAATTGGACTGTGTGTATTTTAAAGTAATCATTGCGATTGCAAGATCTCTTTTTGCAGCATCCGGAATTTCCTTATTGTCCGTTACCACATTGTCAAAGAAATGCTCATCAATCACTAATTCATTTCTTCCCTGCTCAAAGGTAATACCGAATACTTCTTTGTGCTCGATCGGTGCCGGCACATAATCCGGATTGATCTGGATCACGTTATAATTGCCTTTTTTCTTTGCTTTTAAGATCTCTAATGCCTCATCTGTGTAGCCCGGCGCGATGACACCATCGGAAACTTCTCTCTTGATGATCATTGCAGTTGCCTTATCACAGACATCAGATAAAGAAATAAAATCACCAAAAGATGACATACGGTCTGCGCCTCTTGCTCTCGCATATGCATTTGCAAGCGGTGTAAACTCCATATCCATATCGTCAACCCAGTAAATCTTACGCTCCACATCGCTGAGTGGAAGTCCCACTGCAGCACCGGCCGGTGATACATGCTTAAAAGATGTAGCTGCCGGAAGTCCGGTTGCCTTTTTTAACTCGCTGACTAACTGCCAGCCATTAAATGCGTCCAGGAAATTGATATAACCCGGTTTTCCGTTCAATACCTGAATCGGCAGT
This window encodes:
- a CDS encoding phosphoribosylaminoimidazolecarboxamide formyltransferase, whose product is MNEKFKGEIMKELELKYGCNPNQKPSRIYMENGELPIQVLNGKPGYINFLDAFNGWQLVSELKKATGLPAATSFKHVSPAGAAVGLPLSDVERKIYWVDDMDMEFTPLANAYARARGADRMSSFGDFISLSDVCDKATAMIIKREVSDGVIAPGYTDEALEILKAKKKGNYNVIQINPDYVPAPIEHKEVFGITFEQGRNELVIDEHFFDNVVTDNKEIPDAAKRDLAIAMITLKYTQSNSVCYVKDGQAIGIGAGQQSRIHCTRLAGQKADNWWLRQSPKVLGLQFLDKIGRADRDNAIDLYIGEDYMDVLADGAWENIFKVKPEVFTAEEKRAWLDKNTNVALGSDAFFPFGDNIERAHKSGVAYVAQPGGSIRDDNVIETCNKYNMAMAFTGIRLFHH